In Zingiber officinale cultivar Zhangliang chromosome 1A, Zo_v1.1, whole genome shotgun sequence, a genomic segment contains:
- the LOC122030189 gene encoding glucan endo-1,3-beta-glucosidase 7-like isoform X2, translating into MEKSQLISILVLFQAFICPSKSQSFVGVNYGEVADNLPPASTTASLLQSTTISKLRLYGADHAIIQSLAGTGISLVLGVPNSDVPSLASDPAAAASWAASNVLPFVPASSISAVSVGNEALNSGDPSLAGNILPAMQNLRAALAAAPAAAGIKVTTVHSMAVMAQSDPPSAGAFHADLAGELAGMVGFLREAGSPFMVNPYPFFAYRSDPRPETLAFCLFQPNAGRVDPASGMTYNNMFDAQVDAVRAALDGLGFPEVEIVVAETGWPYKGDPEEAGTTVENAMAFNGNLVAHLRSMAGTPRMPGRPVETYIFALYDEDLKGGPTSERSFGLYRADGTSNYDAGLAKSGSTATSSPGSASSSSIGLVQPEGSCTSAETAQQTAEECYPTGAGDSPAPYRMRFLFLAYGAAMLLLTKVM; encoded by the exons ATGGAGAAGTCTCAATTGATCTCCATTCTTGTCCTCTTCCAAGCTTTCATCTGCCCTTCGA AGTCTCAATCATTCGTCGGGGTGAACTACGGTGAGGTGGCCGACAACCTCCCTCCGGCGTCGACGACGGCGAGCCTCCTGCAGTCGACCACCATCTCCAAGCTGCGCCTCTACGGCGCTGACCATGCTATCATCCAGTCCCTCGCCGGCACCGGCATCTCCCTTGTCCTCGGGGTCCCCAATTCCGACGTCCCCTCCCTCGCGTCCGaccccgccgccgccgcctcctggGCTGCTTCCAACGTGCTCCCCTTCGTTCCCGCTTCTTCCATCTCCGCCGTCTCCGTCGGCAACGAGGCTCTTAACTCCGGCGACCCCTCGCTCGCGGGAAACATCCTTCCCGCCATGCAGAACCTCCGTGCCGCCCTCGCCGCGGCCCCCGCCGCCGCCGGTATCAAGGTCACGACCGTGCACTCCATGGCCGTGATGGCGCAGTCGGACCCCCCGTCCGCCGGGGCCTTCCACGCCGACCTCGCCGGCGAGCTCGCCGGGATGGTCGGATTTCTCCGGGAAGCCGGGTCGCCCTTCATGGTGAACCCCTACCCGTTCTTCGCGTACCGGAGCGACCCGCGGCCGGAAACGCTGGCCTTCTGCCTTTTCCAGCCTAACGCCGGCAGGGTCGACCCGGCCTCCGGGATGACGTACAACAACATGTTCGACGCGCAGGTGGACGCGGTCCGGGCGGCGTTGGATGGGCTGGGCTTCCCGGAGGTGGAGATCGTGGTGGCGGAGACCGGGTGGCCGTACAAGGGCGACCCGGAGGAGGCAGGGACGACGGTGGAGAACGCCATGGCCTTCAATGGCAACCTGGTGGCGCACCTGAGGTCCATGGCGGGGACGCCGCGGATGCCCGGGCGGCCGGTGGAGACCTACATCTTCGCCCTCTACGACGAGGACCTCAAGGGCGGGCCGACGTCGGAGCGGTCGTTCGGGCTCTACCGCGCCGACGGGACCAGCAACTACGACGCCGGACTAGCAAAGTCAGGCTCCACCGCCACCTCATCGCCG GGGAGCGCATCGTCATCGTCGATAGGGCTGGTGCAACCAGAGGGGTCGTGCACGTCGGCGGAGACGGCGCAGCAGACCGCGGAGGAATGCTATCCCACCGGCGCCGGCGATTCCCCTGCGCCGTACAGGATGCGATTCCTCTTTTTGGCGTATGGTGCGGCGATGTTGCTACTAACAAAGGTAATGTGA
- the LOC122030189 gene encoding glucan endo-1,3-beta-glucosidase 7-like isoform X1, translated as MEKSQLISILVLFQAFICPSKSQSFVGVNYGEVADNLPPASTTASLLQSTTISKLRLYGADHAIIQSLAGTGISLVLGVPNSDVPSLASDPAAAASWAASNVLPFVPASSISAVSVGNEALNSGDPSLAGNILPAMQNLRAALAAAPAAAGIKVTTVHSMAVMAQSDPPSAGAFHADLAGELAGMVGFLREAGSPFMVNPYPFFAYRSDPRPETLAFCLFQPNAGRVDPASGMTYNNMFDAQVDAVRAALDGLGFPEVEIVVAETGWPYKGDPEEAGTTVENAMAFNGNLVAHLRSMAGTPRMPGRPVETYIFALYDEDLKGGPTSERSFGLYRADGTSNYDAGLAKSGSTATSSPQGSASSSSIGLVQPEGSCTSAETAQQTAEECYPTGAGDSPAPYRMRFLFLAYGAAMLLLTKVM; from the exons ATGGAGAAGTCTCAATTGATCTCCATTCTTGTCCTCTTCCAAGCTTTCATCTGCCCTTCGA AGTCTCAATCATTCGTCGGGGTGAACTACGGTGAGGTGGCCGACAACCTCCCTCCGGCGTCGACGACGGCGAGCCTCCTGCAGTCGACCACCATCTCCAAGCTGCGCCTCTACGGCGCTGACCATGCTATCATCCAGTCCCTCGCCGGCACCGGCATCTCCCTTGTCCTCGGGGTCCCCAATTCCGACGTCCCCTCCCTCGCGTCCGaccccgccgccgccgcctcctggGCTGCTTCCAACGTGCTCCCCTTCGTTCCCGCTTCTTCCATCTCCGCCGTCTCCGTCGGCAACGAGGCTCTTAACTCCGGCGACCCCTCGCTCGCGGGAAACATCCTTCCCGCCATGCAGAACCTCCGTGCCGCCCTCGCCGCGGCCCCCGCCGCCGCCGGTATCAAGGTCACGACCGTGCACTCCATGGCCGTGATGGCGCAGTCGGACCCCCCGTCCGCCGGGGCCTTCCACGCCGACCTCGCCGGCGAGCTCGCCGGGATGGTCGGATTTCTCCGGGAAGCCGGGTCGCCCTTCATGGTGAACCCCTACCCGTTCTTCGCGTACCGGAGCGACCCGCGGCCGGAAACGCTGGCCTTCTGCCTTTTCCAGCCTAACGCCGGCAGGGTCGACCCGGCCTCCGGGATGACGTACAACAACATGTTCGACGCGCAGGTGGACGCGGTCCGGGCGGCGTTGGATGGGCTGGGCTTCCCGGAGGTGGAGATCGTGGTGGCGGAGACCGGGTGGCCGTACAAGGGCGACCCGGAGGAGGCAGGGACGACGGTGGAGAACGCCATGGCCTTCAATGGCAACCTGGTGGCGCACCTGAGGTCCATGGCGGGGACGCCGCGGATGCCCGGGCGGCCGGTGGAGACCTACATCTTCGCCCTCTACGACGAGGACCTCAAGGGCGGGCCGACGTCGGAGCGGTCGTTCGGGCTCTACCGCGCCGACGGGACCAGCAACTACGACGCCGGACTAGCAAAGTCAGGCTCCACCGCCACCTCATCGCCG CAGGGGAGCGCATCGTCATCGTCGATAGGGCTGGTGCAACCAGAGGGGTCGTGCACGTCGGCGGAGACGGCGCAGCAGACCGCGGAGGAATGCTATCCCACCGGCGCCGGCGATTCCCCTGCGCCGTACAGGATGCGATTCCTCTTTTTGGCGTATGGTGCGGCGATGTTGCTACTAACAAAGGTAATGTGA
- the LOC122030201 gene encoding LOW QUALITY PROTEIN: putative proline-rich receptor-like protein kinase PERK6 (The sequence of the model RefSeq protein was modified relative to this genomic sequence to represent the inferred CDS: substituted 2 bases at 2 genomic stop codons) — MPISEDMSGPYSGGFHGPPLPPPSPGMMPMVFNQSSFTYDELAAATSGFSRDNLLGQGGFGYVYKGVLPNRKEVAVKQLKAGSGQGEREFQAEVEIISRVHHRHLVSLVGYCIAGPQRLLVYEFVANNTLEHHLHGKGLPTMEWQNRLKIAIGSAKGLAYLHEDCKLQLSPLLIKFDXXKIKYYYGTGHPRIIHRDIKTANILLDNKFEAMVADFGLAKLSSDTNTHVSTRVMGTFGYLAPEYASSGKLTEKSDVFSFGVMLLELVTGRRPVDNFSDMDESLVDWARPVLGRALADGNFDELADPRLEDKYNANEMARMVACAAASVRHSARRRPKMSQIVRALEGDVSLDDLNEGVKPGQSSMFSGSGSDMDSNSYSTNIRRFREIALGGNDGYSNDYNSTGMTSEYGANLSESSSSGEMAYGEGRRKKPSPYGV; from the exons ATGCCGATCAGCGAGGACATGAGCGGGCCCTACTCGGGCGGCTTCCACGGCCCGCCTCTGCCGCCGCCGTCGCCCGGGATGATGCCGATGGTCTTCAACCAGAGCAGCTTCACCTACGACGAGCTCGCGGCGGCCACCAGCGGCTTCTCCCGGGACAACCTCCTCGGTCAGGGCGGCTTCGGCTACGTCTACAAGGGCGTGCTCCCCAACCGGAAGGAGGTGGCGGTGAAGCAGCTCAAGGCCGGCAGCGGCCAGGGTGAGCGCGAGTTCCAGGCGGAGGTCGAGATCATCAGCCGCGTCCACCACCGCCACTTGGTCTCTCTCGTCGGCTACTGCATCGCCGGCCCCCAGCGCCTTCTAGTCTACGAGTTCGTCGCCAACAACACCCTCGAGCACCATCTCCACG GCAAAGGTCTTCCGACGATGGAGTGGCAGAACAGGCTGAAGATCGCCATTGGATCCGCCAAGGGCCTCGCCTATCTACACGAAGACTGTAAACTCCAACTCTCACCTCTTCTAATAAAATTCgattagtaaaaaattaaatattattatggcACAGGCCATCCTCGAATCATCCATCGCGACATCAAGACCGCCAACATCCTCCTCGACAATAAGTTCGAAGCCATG GTGGCCGATTTTGGACTGGCGAAGCTCTCGTCGGACACCAACACCCATGTTTCGACTCGAGTGATGGGGACTTTCGG TTACTTAGCGCCGGAGTACGCGTCGAGTGGGAAGCTGACGGAAAAGTCCGACGTGTTCTCCTTCGGCGTCATGCTCCTCGAGCTGGTCACGGGCCGAAGGCCGGTGGACAACTTCTCCGACATGGACGAGAGCCTCGTGGATTGG GCAAGGCCGGTTCTTGGGCGAGCGCTGGCCGACGGCAACTTCGACGAGCTCGCGGACCCCAGACTGGAGGACAAGTACAACGCCAACGAGATGGCGCGCATGGTCGCCTGCGCCGCCGCCAGCGTTCGACACTCTGCCAGAAGGCGTCCAAAAATGAGCCAA ATTGTGCGAGCATTGGAGGGAGACGTATCGCTGGACGACTTGAACGAGGGGGTGAAGCCGGGGCAAAGCTCCATGTTCAGTGGGTCGGGTTCGGACATGGACTCCAATTCGTACTCGACCAACATAAGGCGGTTCAGGGAGATCGCGCTCGGGGGCAATGACGGCTACAGTAATGACTACAACAGTACGGGCATGACGAGCGAGTACGGCGCGAACCTCTCGGAGTCGAGCAGCTCGGGAGAAATGGCTTACGGCGAAGGCCGGAGAAAGAAGCCTTCTCCGTACGGAGTGTGA